The proteins below are encoded in one region of Sideroxydans lithotrophicus ES-1:
- a CDS encoding PAS domain-containing response regulator: protein MTKPQIHVLIVEDDVVDRMACRRSFAQDTHDFEFVLVEAETARDGLQLVHTEKLDCVLLDYNLPDLNGLEFLAELKDDLGAIPLPVIMLTGADNAAVAVEAIKLGAQDYVVKDPNLQYLELLPAVIERVLREQLALKEKQLMESSLARAEAKYRSLVEQIPAITYSTALNVTGKLIYISPQIRQLGYAPEELLADPEGILKLLHPEDRTGAYTQISHCYESGEPLRCECRLLTREGKVRWFLNEAVLVRHESEEPLFLQGILIDITKDKEVEEELQQHRRRLEELVESRTVQFERRIAILESANANLVSKLGECTQAGSAQKKCADQFADLYHNAPCGCHSLDLDGVFVQVNDTELAWLGLAREEVVGKIRLTDILTPASVKKFQDSYRHFKEHGWVRNLELEIVRKDGARLPVLLNANAVKDKGRFVMSRSVVFDITGFKRTGQ from the coding sequence ATGACAAAACCACAGATACACGTGCTCATAGTCGAAGACGACGTTGTGGACCGCATGGCCTGCCGCCGCTCTTTTGCGCAAGACACGCATGATTTCGAATTCGTTCTGGTCGAGGCTGAAACCGCGCGTGACGGCCTGCAACTGGTGCATACGGAGAAACTGGACTGCGTGCTGCTCGACTACAACCTGCCCGACCTGAATGGCCTGGAATTCCTGGCCGAACTGAAAGACGACCTTGGGGCGATCCCGCTGCCGGTCATCATGCTGACCGGCGCCGACAATGCCGCGGTAGCCGTGGAAGCGATCAAGCTCGGTGCCCAGGACTACGTGGTCAAGGACCCCAACCTTCAATACCTGGAACTGCTGCCCGCAGTCATCGAGAGGGTGCTTCGCGAGCAGCTGGCATTGAAAGAAAAGCAGCTGATGGAATCATCCCTGGCCCGGGCCGAGGCGAAGTACCGTTCACTGGTAGAGCAGATCCCTGCGATCACTTACTCGACCGCGCTGAATGTGACCGGCAAACTGATCTATATAAGCCCGCAGATACGCCAGCTCGGTTACGCTCCCGAAGAATTGCTGGCCGACCCGGAAGGTATTCTCAAGCTGCTGCATCCGGAAGACCGGACCGGTGCCTACACCCAGATCTCGCACTGTTACGAGAGCGGCGAGCCGTTGCGATGTGAATGCCGTCTGCTCACCCGCGAAGGCAAAGTGCGCTGGTTCCTGAACGAAGCGGTGCTGGTACGCCATGAATCGGAGGAGCCGTTATTCCTGCAGGGTATCCTGATCGACATCACCAAGGACAAGGAAGTCGAAGAGGAACTGCAGCAGCATCGCCGACGGCTCGAAGAGCTGGTGGAAAGCCGCACGGTACAGTTCGAGAGAAGAATCGCGATCCTGGAGTCGGCCAACGCCAACCTTGTCAGCAAGCTGGGCGAGTGCACGCAGGCCGGGAGCGCGCAAAAGAAATGCGCCGACCAGTTTGCGGATCTCTATCACAACGCTCCCTGCGGTTGTCATTCGCTCGACCTGGACGGGGTGTTCGTCCAGGTCAACGACACCGAACTCGCATGGCTGGGCCTCGCCCGGGAGGAAGTGGTGGGGAAGATCAGGCTGACCGATATATTGACGCCAGCCAGCGTGAAGAAATTCCAGGACAGCTACCGGCACTTCAAGGAGCACGGCTGGGTGCGCAATCTCGAGCTGGAGATCGTGCGCAAGGATGGCGCCAGGTTGCCGGTATTGCTGAACGCCAATGCGGTCAAGGATAAGGGCCGCTTCGTGATGAGCCGGTCGGTGGTCTTCGATATCACCGGCTTCAAGCGCACCGGGCAATAA
- a CDS encoding response regulator, with amino-acid sequence MRTADKPILLVEDDQVDVMTVIRALGEIRVTNPIVNRENGEEALKYLRDPGSERPCIILLDLNMPIMNGIEFLQIVKQDENLKRIPVVVLTTSEEQQDKIRSFDLGVAGYMAKPVDYRQFVEVMRTLDAYWTISEVPQ; translated from the coding sequence ATGAGAACTGCAGACAAGCCGATACTGCTGGTGGAAGACGACCAGGTGGATGTCATGACGGTCATCCGCGCCCTGGGGGAGATTCGCGTCACCAACCCGATAGTGAATCGGGAAAATGGCGAGGAAGCCCTGAAGTACCTGCGCGATCCCGGCAGCGAGAGGCCGTGCATCATCCTGCTCGATCTCAACATGCCCATCATGAACGGAATCGAGTTCCTGCAGATCGTGAAGCAGGACGAAAATCTGAAGCGCATCCCGGTGGTCGTGCTGACCACATCCGAGGAGCAACAGGACAAGATCAGGAGTTTCGACCTCGGCGTGGCCGGCTATATGGCAAAACCGGTGGATTACCGTCAATTCGTCGAAGTCATGCGCACTCTCGACGCTTATTGGACGATCAGCGAGGTGCCACAATGA
- a CDS encoding sensor histidine kinase produces MDTPQKQSRLTKSPALIFLIVAVSVFVSEASVMLLLYFLPRESLIDEAILDASLLVALISPSLYFFLFRPLVIQIRERKRIEDMLRKNEEEQFKVMIRTSLDAFLIMDMQGRILEVNDAYCNMLGYSRAELIGMNIADVEAAETEDGVVRHIGTLMQKGSDRFESRLRRKDGQIQIVEESSNYSDLHGGRVYCFLRDITERKQVEAHRAQLLQELGSANEELNNFAYVVSHDLKAPLRGISSLADWLSTDYADKFDEDGKEQMRLLINRVHRMDGLIDGILLYSRVGRVKETMTAVDIGRLVPEVIDLLAPPANIAVTIEDPLPTVMAEPTRIQQLFQNLLSNAIKYMDKPEGRIRINCCAEGKQWKFSVSDNGPGIKQQHFEKIFQLFQTLAPRDRVESSGVGLALVKKIVEMYGGTIWVESVVGEGSTFFFTLPRKPAPPNQDKGEKT; encoded by the coding sequence ATGGATACCCCACAAAAACAATCGCGTCTTACGAAATCACCGGCTTTAATCTTCCTGATAGTCGCAGTGTCGGTCTTTGTCTCGGAAGCGTCGGTGATGCTGCTGCTCTACTTCCTGCCGCGGGAATCCTTGATCGATGAAGCGATCCTCGACGCATCGCTGCTGGTCGCGCTGATCTCGCCGTCCCTGTATTTCTTCCTGTTCCGACCGCTGGTCATCCAGATTCGCGAGCGCAAGCGGATCGAGGATATGTTGCGCAAGAACGAGGAAGAACAATTCAAGGTCATGATCAGGACCTCGCTGGATGCCTTCTTGATCATGGATATGCAGGGCCGCATCCTGGAAGTGAACGATGCCTATTGCAATATGCTGGGCTACAGCCGCGCAGAATTGATAGGCATGAACATAGCCGATGTGGAGGCGGCCGAAACGGAGGATGGGGTGGTGCGGCACATCGGCACCCTGATGCAGAAGGGCAGCGACCGATTCGAATCCCGCTTGCGCCGCAAAGACGGACAGATACAGATCGTCGAGGAAAGCTCGAATTACAGCGATCTGCATGGCGGGCGAGTCTATTGTTTCCTGCGCGATATAACCGAGCGCAAACAGGTCGAGGCACATCGTGCCCAGTTGCTGCAGGAACTGGGAAGCGCCAACGAAGAGCTCAACAATTTTGCCTACGTCGTCTCGCATGACCTCAAGGCCCCGCTGCGCGGCATCAGCTCCCTGGCAGATTGGCTGTCCACGGACTATGCCGACAAGTTCGACGAAGACGGCAAGGAGCAGATGCGTCTGCTGATCAACCGGGTGCACCGCATGGATGGATTGATAGACGGGATCCTGCTGTATTCGCGCGTGGGCAGGGTCAAGGAGACGATGACAGCAGTGGATATCGGCAGGCTGGTGCCGGAGGTGATCGACTTGCTGGCCCCGCCGGCAAACATCGCCGTCACCATCGAAGATCCCTTGCCGACCGTCATGGCAGAGCCCACGCGTATCCAGCAGCTGTTCCAGAACCTGCTCTCGAACGCCATCAAGTACATGGACAAACCCGAGGGCAGGATACGCATCAACTGCTGCGCCGAAGGGAAGCAGTGGAAATTCAGCGTCTCGGACAATGGCCCCGGCATCAAGCAGCAGCATTTCGAAAAGATCTTCCAGCTGTTCCAGACGCTGGCACCGCGCGATCGCGTGGAAAGTTCGGGTGTCGGCCTGGCGCTGGTGAAGAAGATCGTCGAGATGTACGGCGGGACCATCTGGGTGGAATCTGTCGTCGGGGAAGGGAGCACATTCTTCTTCACGCTTCCGCGCAAGCCCGCGCCCCCGAATCAGGACAAGGGGGAGAAAACATGA
- a CDS encoding group I truncated hemoglobin: MSQTLFETMGGLPVLQRVHKIFYDKVYAHAWLKQFFAGHDQKAIEDRQTSFMAEKMGGPAAYTGKDIKMVHEAMYITPELFDLRNDLLEQSLQEAGLDEALRVRWLRIDNAFRKQIVKDSVESMYDNDWKYKKPIIIPKPAESERETPADR; this comes from the coding sequence ATGAGCCAGACGTTATTTGAAACCATGGGCGGACTGCCTGTCCTGCAGAGGGTGCACAAGATCTTCTATGACAAGGTCTATGCCCATGCATGGTTGAAACAGTTCTTTGCCGGGCACGACCAGAAAGCGATAGAAGACCGGCAAACCAGTTTCATGGCCGAGAAGATGGGCGGCCCTGCCGCTTACACCGGCAAGGACATCAAAATGGTCCACGAAGCAATGTATATCACCCCTGAGCTGTTCGATCTGCGCAACGATCTGCTGGAACAATCCCTGCAAGAAGCCGGCCTCGATGAAGCCTTGAGGGTGCGCTGGCTACGCATAGATAATGCGTTCAGAAAGCAGATCGTCAAGGATTCGGTCGAGTCGATGTATGACAATGACTGGAAATACAAAAAACCGATCATCATCCCAAAGCCTGCAGAGAGCGAGCGCGAGACCCCGGCTGATCGTTGA
- a CDS encoding TusE/DsrC/DsvC family sulfur relay protein, with protein MQLPDIDEEGYLIDPSAWNEELARRFADQENIQLNEDHWDAIHFMRQYYAEHQVAPDVRHVTKHLAQRLGAESRNKVFELFPYGYVKQACKIAGMKRPRAWSTG; from the coding sequence ATGCAGCTACCTGACATCGATGAAGAAGGATATCTGATCGACCCTTCGGCCTGGAATGAAGAGCTCGCCAGAAGGTTCGCCGATCAGGAGAACATCCAGCTTAACGAGGATCACTGGGATGCGATCCATTTCATGCGCCAATATTACGCGGAGCATCAGGTCGCTCCGGATGTCCGCCACGTGACCAAACACCTGGCACAGCGATTGGGCGCCGAATCGCGCAACAAGGTATTCGAGTTGTTCCCCTATGGTTATGTGAAACAGGCCTGCAAGATCGCCGGGATGAAACGGCCCAGGGCATGGAGTACCGGGTAA
- the polA gene encoding DNA polymerase I, with protein sequence MKTLLLVDGSSYLYRAFHAMPDLRSPQGEPTGAIYGVLNMLRRLRADYPADYSACVFDAKGKTFRDDWYPEYKAHRPPMPDDLRAQIEPLHEVVAAAGWNILMVDGVEADDVIGTLTHQASSNGAHCIVSTGDKDLTQLVNPHVMLVNTMSNEVLDEAGVLAKFGVEPARIVDYLALVGDTVDNVPGVAKCGPKTAVKWLTQYGTLDNLLAHADEVGGAVGENLRAARDWLPQGRRLVTVKCDVALDRKFDELSAPAADIEKMKALFERFGFKSWLREVSYPSPASGRGAGGEGRSGDASSSLTPTLSQGARGQEQRQFEQPALPSTTNDTSNYQTILTDAQLDAWLHKLMAAPLVSLDTETTGLDGMTAQLVGISFSIEAHQAAYLPLAHHYPGAPDQLGREHALQKLKHWLESPAHKKLGQNLKYDQHIFANHGIAFAGIAEDTLLQSYVLESHKPHEMGNLALRHLGLSTVSYADVVGKGAKQIGFDQVDLETATRYAAEDADITLQLHQTLSPQLQGRLDAVYRQIELPVREVLFKMERNGVLIDSAMLGRQSHELGLKLNEIEKQAFEAAGQPFNLNSPKQLSEILFDKLQLPVKKKTPSGTPSTDEEVLQELALDYPLPKLLLEYRGMAKLKSTYTDKLPQMVNAKTGRVHTSYAQAVAVTGRLASSDPNLQNIPIRTPEGRRIREAFITPAGSRIVSADYSQIELRIMAHLSGDEGLLKAFAAGEDIHRATAAEVFSVALDAVSSEQRRYAKVINFGLIYGMSAYGLAAQLNIETSAAKQYIDLYFARYPGVKRYMDSTREQAKAQGFVETWFGRRLWLPEINGANGMRRQAAERAAINAPMQGTAADLIKLAMIAVQDWLETEKLATKLIMQVHDELVLEVPQGELARVKDKVRELMCNVAELKVPLEVGMGEGGNWDEAH encoded by the coding sequence ATGAAGACTCTGTTGTTGGTGGATGGCTCGTCCTATTTATATCGCGCTTTTCATGCCATGCCGGATCTGCGCAGCCCACAGGGCGAACCTACTGGCGCGATCTACGGCGTTCTGAACATGCTGCGCCGCTTGCGTGCCGACTACCCGGCAGATTATAGCGCCTGCGTGTTCGATGCGAAGGGCAAAACGTTCCGCGACGACTGGTATCCGGAATACAAGGCGCATCGTCCGCCGATGCCGGACGATCTGCGCGCGCAGATCGAGCCCCTGCATGAAGTCGTCGCGGCGGCGGGCTGGAACATCCTGATGGTGGATGGCGTGGAAGCCGACGATGTCATCGGCACCCTGACTCATCAGGCATCGAGCAACGGCGCGCACTGCATCGTCTCCACCGGCGACAAGGACCTCACTCAGCTGGTCAATCCGCATGTCATGCTGGTCAACACCATGAGCAACGAAGTGCTGGACGAAGCGGGCGTGCTGGCCAAGTTCGGCGTGGAGCCTGCACGCATCGTGGATTATCTGGCACTGGTCGGCGACACGGTGGACAACGTGCCCGGTGTGGCCAAGTGCGGCCCCAAGACCGCGGTGAAATGGCTCACCCAGTACGGCACGCTGGACAACCTGTTGGCGCACGCGGATGAAGTGGGCGGTGCGGTCGGCGAGAACCTGCGTGCGGCCAGAGACTGGCTGCCGCAGGGGCGCCGTCTGGTCACGGTGAAATGCGACGTGGCGCTGGACAGGAAGTTCGACGAACTGTCCGCACCTGCGGCCGACATCGAAAAGATGAAAGCGTTGTTCGAACGCTTCGGCTTCAAATCCTGGCTGCGTGAAGTTTCTTACCCCTCGCCCGCAAGCGGGAGAGGGGCTGGGGGTGAGGGTCGTTCCGGTGACGCATCATCGTCCCTCACCCCAACCCTCTCCCAGGGGGCGAGGGGGCAAGAGCAGCGCCAGTTCGAACAGCCGGCGTTGCCTTCGACCACCAACGACACCTCGAATTACCAAACCATCCTCACCGATGCCCAGCTCGATGCCTGGCTGCACAAGCTGATGGCGGCACCGCTGGTGAGCCTCGACACCGAGACCACCGGACTCGACGGGATGACCGCGCAACTGGTCGGCATCTCGTTCAGCATCGAAGCACATCAGGCCGCCTACCTGCCGCTGGCGCACCATTATCCAGGTGCGCCGGACCAGCTTGGACGCGAGCATGCGCTGCAGAAGCTCAAACACTGGCTGGAAAGCCCGGCCCACAAGAAGCTGGGGCAGAACCTCAAATACGACCAGCACATCTTCGCCAACCACGGCATCGCTTTCGCCGGCATCGCCGAAGACACGCTGCTGCAATCCTATGTGCTGGAATCGCACAAGCCGCACGAGATGGGCAACCTGGCGTTGCGTCATCTGGGGCTGTCGACGGTCAGCTATGCCGATGTGGTGGGCAAGGGCGCCAAGCAGATCGGCTTCGATCAGGTCGACCTCGAGACTGCCACTCGCTATGCGGCGGAAGACGCCGACATCACGCTGCAGCTGCACCAGACATTGTCGCCTCAGCTGCAAGGCCGTCTGGATGCGGTCTACAGGCAAATCGAATTGCCCGTGCGCGAGGTGCTGTTCAAGATGGAGCGCAACGGCGTGCTGATCGACAGCGCCATGCTGGGGCGGCAGAGCCACGAGCTGGGGCTGAAACTGAACGAGATCGAGAAACAGGCGTTCGAAGCGGCGGGACAGCCGTTCAACCTCAACTCGCCCAAGCAACTCAGCGAGATCCTGTTCGACAAGCTGCAATTGCCGGTGAAGAAAAAAACGCCGAGCGGCACACCCTCCACCGACGAAGAAGTGCTGCAGGAGTTGGCGCTCGATTACCCGCTGCCGAAACTGCTGCTCGAATATCGCGGCATGGCAAAACTCAAATCCACCTACACCGACAAGCTGCCGCAGATGGTGAACGCCAAAACCGGGCGTGTGCACACCAGCTACGCGCAGGCCGTGGCGGTGACCGGGCGCCTGGCCTCCAGCGACCCCAACCTGCAGAACATCCCGATCCGCACGCCGGAAGGCCGCCGCATCCGCGAAGCGTTCATCACACCCGCCGGTTCTCGCATCGTCTCCGCCGACTATTCGCAGATCGAGCTGCGCATCATGGCGCACCTCTCCGGCGACGAAGGGCTGCTCAAGGCCTTCGCCGCCGGCGAAGACATCCACCGCGCCACCGCCGCCGAAGTGTTCAGCGTGGCACTCGATGCCGTGAGCAGCGAGCAGCGCCGCTATGCCAAGGTCATCAATTTCGGATTGATCTACGGCATGTCCGCTTATGGCCTGGCTGCGCAACTCAATATCGAGACCAGCGCCGCCAAGCAATACATCGACCTCTACTTCGCGCGTTACCCCGGCGTGAAGCGCTACATGGACAGCACGCGCGAGCAGGCCAAGGCGCAGGGTTTCGTCGAGACCTGGTTCGGGCGCAGGCTGTGGTTGCCCGAGATCAACGGTGCGAATGGAATGAGAAGACAAGCTGCCGAACGCGCTGCCATCAACGCGCCGATGCAAGGTACCGCCGCCGACCTGATCAAGCTGGCGATGATCGCGGTGCAGGATTGGCTGGAAACAGAGAAGTTGGCAACCAAACTCATCATGCAGGTGCATGACGAACTGGTGCTGGAAGTGCCGCAGGGGGAATTGGCTCGCGTGAAAGATAAGGTGCGGGAGTTGATGTGCAATGTGGCGGAGTTGAAGGTGCCGCTGGAAGTGGGGATGGGGGAGGGCGGGAATTGGGATGAGGCGCATTAG
- a CDS encoding TIGR00730 family Rossman fold protein: MNNDMKLPPMQSPELMQSKESWRVFGIMSEFVSATERLRDIHPAVSIFGSARTPHDHPYYKLTEEIARLLSDAGFSVISGGGPGIMEAANKGAFYGKSSSVGLNIQLPHEQHNNPYQNISQTFHHFFTRKVMFVKFASAYVVMPGGFGTMDELMEALTLVQTGKTRKMPIILVGSKFWGGMVEWFKTSLLEEQMIAPGDMELIKVIDEPEQVVAAIFKHYETRGFEPSIAELEMQLNL; encoded by the coding sequence ATGAACAACGATATGAAACTTCCGCCCATGCAATCGCCCGAGCTGATGCAGTCGAAGGAATCCTGGCGTGTGTTCGGCATTATGTCAGAATTCGTGTCGGCGACCGAACGCCTGCGCGACATCCACCCGGCGGTCAGCATCTTCGGCAGTGCGCGCACGCCGCACGACCATCCCTATTACAAGCTCACCGAAGAGATCGCGCGACTGCTCTCCGACGCTGGATTCTCGGTCATCTCCGGCGGCGGCCCCGGCATCATGGAAGCAGCAAACAAGGGCGCGTTCTACGGCAAATCGTCCAGTGTCGGCCTCAACATCCAGTTGCCGCACGAACAGCACAACAACCCCTACCAGAACATCAGCCAGACATTTCACCATTTCTTCACACGCAAGGTGATGTTCGTCAAATTCGCCAGCGCCTATGTGGTGATGCCCGGCGGCTTCGGTACAATGGACGAGCTGATGGAAGCGCTGACACTGGTGCAGACCGGCAAGACGCGCAAGATGCCCATCATCCTGGTCGGCAGCAAGTTCTGGGGCGGCATGGTGGAATGGTTCAAGACCAGCCTGCTGGAAGAGCAGATGATCGCGCCCGGCGACATGGAGCTGATCAAGGTCATCGACGAACCGGAACAAGTGGTCGCCGCCATCTTCAAGCATTATGAGACACGCGGTTTCGAGCCTTCGATCGCCGAACTCGAGATGCAACTCAATCTTTAA
- a CDS encoding DUF2782 domain-containing protein, translated as MRPILFATLACLSLSAYAAQPEAPARAEPPPPPPMSEDSPADAPQVTIIKETELSVEEYRANGKLYMIKITPKHGAPYYLVDDRGDGKFARQESLDSGFRVPRWIIKRF; from the coding sequence ATGCGTCCTATCTTATTCGCCACCCTAGCCTGCCTGAGCCTGAGCGCCTATGCAGCCCAGCCGGAAGCTCCCGCCAGGGCCGAACCGCCTCCGCCACCGCCGATGAGTGAAGATTCGCCTGCCGATGCGCCGCAGGTGACCATCATCAAGGAGACCGAACTCAGCGTCGAGGAATATCGCGCGAACGGCAAGCTGTACATGATCAAGATCACGCCCAAGCATGGCGCACCTTATTATCTGGTCGACGATCGGGGCGACGGCAAGTTCGCCCGCCAGGAAAGCCTGGATTCCGGTTTCCGCGTGCCGCGCTGGATCATCAAGAGATTCTGA
- a CDS encoding homoserine kinase has product MAVFTRVSEADIAAWLSNYSLGTLIELQGIPAGIENTNYFVTTSNGRFVLTLFEKLTSDDLPFFLNLMAHLARHGIPCPCPVADKQNHFLGKLNDKPACIVSRLSGKSVTQPNTAQCAAVGAMLGQMHSAGQSFGDQMLNPRGSSWRAEAANKVKRFLPAQDAALLESEVALHAANPLNGLPRGIIHADLFRDNVLMDGEHVGGLIDFYFACTGNLLYDVAITVNDWCMTPEGKLDATHTRAMLNAYHAARPFTAREAEAWPMALRVAALRFWISRLYDLYLPREGEMVHPHNPEQFKRILQNHIATPQPAWL; this is encoded by the coding sequence ATGGCTGTTTTCACACGCGTTTCCGAAGCCGACATCGCTGCCTGGCTCAGTAATTATTCCCTGGGTACTCTGATCGAATTGCAGGGCATCCCTGCAGGCATCGAGAACACCAACTATTTCGTCACCACCAGCAACGGGCGTTTCGTTCTGACGCTGTTCGAAAAGCTCACCTCGGACGATCTGCCGTTCTTCCTCAACCTGATGGCCCACCTCGCGCGGCACGGCATCCCCTGCCCCTGCCCGGTCGCGGACAAACAGAACCATTTTCTCGGCAAACTGAACGACAAGCCCGCCTGCATCGTCAGCCGCCTTTCCGGCAAATCCGTGACGCAGCCCAACACTGCCCAATGTGCCGCCGTCGGCGCGATGCTGGGACAGATGCACAGCGCCGGCCAGAGCTTCGGCGACCAGATGCTGAACCCGCGCGGTTCCTCCTGGCGTGCCGAAGCTGCAAATAAGGTGAAAAGGTTCCTGCCTGCACAGGATGCGGCATTGCTGGAAAGCGAAGTCGCGCTGCATGCCGCAAATCCGCTGAACGGCCTGCCTCGCGGCATCATCCATGCCGACCTGTTCCGCGACAACGTGCTGATGGATGGAGAACATGTCGGCGGGTTGATCGATTTCTATTTTGCCTGCACCGGCAACCTGCTGTATGACGTCGCCATCACCGTCAACGACTGGTGCATGACGCCCGAAGGCAAGCTGGACGCGACCCACACGCGCGCAATGCTGAACGCCTATCATGCCGCGCGCCCGTTCACCGCCAGGGAAGCTGAAGCATGGCCGATGGCGTTGCGCGTGGCCGCCTTGCGCTTCTGGATATCGCGGCTGTATGACTTGTATCTGCCGCGGGAAGGCGAGATGGTACATCCGCACAACCCGGAACAGTTCAAGCGTATCCTGCAAAACCACATCGCCACGCCGCAACCCGCCTGGCTATGA
- a CDS encoding BPSS1780 family membrane protein, producing the protein MEIKKLNAARGWTWVKQGYQLIMLSPLMAIILALIGATVMFLTLRIPVLGPIFAIVLMPMMVAGYARVCRALEEEEEVELTHLFAGFRKHAAQLVALGGFLMLGVLAASMVMVFLGGEPLRTLLDNVNAASDPQMLLDSMWAAGAGVAFSLAVGFTLMCLLMLAFQYAPMLVFFNDGISPFAALRASLTGSLRNLIPYTVYNVIMQVIALVLSMLPYSIGLIVLLPLGLTSLYVSYRNIFPFAHELAAIGPVTHDPEV; encoded by the coding sequence ATGGAAATCAAGAAACTGAACGCCGCACGCGGCTGGACCTGGGTGAAACAGGGCTACCAGCTCATCATGCTCAGTCCGCTGATGGCGATCATCCTGGCGCTGATCGGCGCAACGGTCATGTTCCTCACGCTCAGGATCCCGGTGCTCGGGCCAATCTTCGCCATCGTACTGATGCCGATGATGGTGGCGGGATACGCGCGCGTCTGCCGCGCGCTGGAAGAAGAAGAGGAAGTCGAGCTGACCCACCTCTTCGCCGGATTCCGCAAGCATGCAGCCCAACTGGTCGCACTCGGCGGCTTCCTGATGCTGGGGGTGCTGGCCGCCTCGATGGTGATGGTGTTCCTCGGCGGCGAACCGTTGCGCACCCTGCTGGACAACGTGAATGCGGCCAGCGATCCGCAGATGTTGCTGGATTCGATGTGGGCGGCCGGAGCGGGAGTGGCGTTCAGCCTGGCGGTCGGATTCACGCTGATGTGCCTGTTGATGCTGGCATTCCAGTATGCGCCGATGCTGGTGTTCTTCAATGATGGCATCTCGCCGTTTGCGGCTTTGCGCGCCAGCCTGACCGGCTCGCTGCGCAACCTCATCCCTTACACCGTGTACAACGTCATCATGCAGGTCATCGCACTGGTGCTCAGCATGCTGCCGTACAGTATCGGCCTCATCGTGCTGCTGCCGCTCGGCCTGACCTCGCTCTATGTCAGCTACCGCAACATCTTCCCGTTCGCGCATGAACTTGCGGCGATCGGACCGGTTACCCACGATCCGGAGGTTTGA
- a CDS encoding CC0125/CC1285 family lipoprotein gives MRTIYVIVLALFLSACASPPSAYVPLNEWGEGYTETQLETNVFRVSFHANASTRADYAEDMTLLRSAEVTQDNGFMYFVISNGTSRSDGTISDGSGVGTGFQTSRSTSLGSYASSSSTSSKPSTTNTIVCYKDKPENTSGMVYNASFIINSIEKKYQIESETQRIDMRTKECKLKRWQCR, from the coding sequence ATGAGAACCATATATGTGATCGTTCTTGCGCTATTTTTATCTGCTTGTGCTAGTCCACCATCGGCATACGTGCCACTCAACGAGTGGGGCGAAGGTTATACTGAAACACAACTCGAAACCAATGTTTTCAGAGTGTCGTTTCATGCCAATGCTTCGACGCGTGCAGATTATGCGGAGGACATGACATTATTGCGAAGTGCCGAGGTGACTCAAGATAACGGATTTATGTATTTTGTTATTTCGAACGGTACTTCTCGCTCTGATGGAACCATATCAGATGGGAGTGGCGTCGGTACTGGCTTCCAAACCTCACGATCAACTTCATTGGGCTCATATGCAAGTTCATCTTCCACTTCGAGCAAGCCGTCAACAACAAACACAATTGTTTGCTACAAAGACAAGCCGGAAAATACATCAGGCATGGTTTATAACGCTAGTTTCATAATTAACTCTATTGAAAAAAAGTATCAAATTGAAAGCGAAACTCAACGAATCGATATGCGCACTAAGGAATGCAAACTAAAGCGATGGCAGTGCCGCTAG
- a CDS encoding rhodanese-like domain-containing protein: protein MYGSINLRQTLIALSVIFLAGIWMANVNSHHYDIKNVTISEADSLIKAGALVIDVRDQDKFNFRHIPGAILIPLEVLRAGIPLSLAAFKSRPIVIYCNEGLSHGPEGTAILQKAGFAKAVNLESGIEGWAKSGMPIQRG from the coding sequence ATGTACGGTTCGATCAATCTGCGTCAAACTTTGATAGCGCTAAGCGTCATTTTTCTCGCCGGCATCTGGATGGCAAATGTAAACAGCCACCACTATGACATCAAGAACGTAACGATATCTGAGGCAGATTCACTGATCAAAGCGGGTGCGCTGGTTATCGACGTACGCGATCAAGACAAATTCAACTTCCGCCATATACCCGGTGCCATCCTGATTCCACTCGAAGTTCTGCGCGCTGGCATACCTCTTTCCCTGGCGGCATTCAAAAGCAGGCCCATAGTCATCTATTGCAACGAAGGTCTTTCGCATGGACCTGAAGGAACCGCGATCTTGCAGAAAGCCGGGTTTGCGAAGGCAGTCAACCTGGAGTCCGGGATTGAAGGCTGGGCCAAGTCCGGCATGCCTATCCAGAGGGGATAA